GCGCGGCAACCGGCTGTTTACTTCCGTTGCCCTACACTCCGCCATTATGAGGTGCACGCCGATACCGGCGGGCCTGGGGAGATTGTCGGTGTCGTTCGTAGGCAGCACGTTGGTGGATTGGGCCGCGTTCGCGCAGGCGCGCAGCGAGCTGGGCAGCGGATTCGTGCGGATTCTCGGCTATTTTCGCGAGGATGGCGTGAAATCGGTGTCCGCGATCGAACAGGCGATGCGCGCGAACACCGCCGCCGCCATGGTGATTCCGGCGCATACGCTGAAGGGCGAGGCGCGCCAGTTCGGCGCCGAGCCGCTCGCGATGCTGGCCGAAACGATCGAGGAGATCGCGCGCGATTGCGTCGAGCGGCACGAAACCTGCGAGGAAGCGCTGGAGCATGTCGTGCGCCTGCGCCCCCTGTTCTTCGAGACGCTGGCGCTGCTGGAGCGCGAGGCCAATCCGTTGGTGCCGCGCCGGCCGACGGGTAGCACGGGCGGCTTCGGGCGCAAGCTGTCGTAGCCCTATCGCTGCACTGGGTGGCGATGCGATCGCCGCCCGTTCTTGCCCGTGATGCTGCGCCCTTTTACGCCAGCGCCGCTTCCGCTCCCATCAGCGTCGGGAAGAACGCCTCGTGCGCGTGGCGCAGATCGTCGAGGCTCACCACGTCGTCGCGGTCGGGGCGTTCGAAGATCAGCCGCCTGCCGCCCGTGCGACCCAGCGGTTCCGCCTCGACGTCTGCGGCATGCGCCTCTGCCAGGAAATCCATCAGTGCGTGATCGTGGACGGTCACGACGTACACGCCCTGGTCCTCCGCGAAGAACGATCGGGCGCAGCCGAACGGCTGCTTGCGATCGATCATGGCGCCGATGTTGCCGGCCAGCGCCATCTCGGCGAGCGTCACCGCGATGCCGCCGTCGGAGACGTCGTGCACGGCGGAGAGCTGGCCCTGTTCGATCCCGCGGCGGATCAGGTCGCCGGTGCGGCGCTCCGCGTCGAGGTCGACGGGCGGCGGCGGTCCGGCGTCGCGGCCCTCGATACCGTGGCATTCGCGCAGATACAGCGACTGGCCGAGGTGGCCGCCGCGCGTGCCGACCGCGAGGATGACGTCGCCGGTGCCCTTGAACGCGATCGTCATATTGGCTTGCCAATCGGCGAGCAGGCCGACGCCGCCGATCGCGGGGGTGGGCAGGATAGCGGAGCCGCCGCCGGTCGCTTTCGATTCGTTGTAGAGGCTGACGTTGCCGGACACGATCGGGAAGTCGAGCGCGCGGCAGGCGTCGCTCATCCCCTCGAGGCAGCCGACGATCTGGCCCATGATCTCGGGCCGTTGCGGGTTGGCGAAGTTCAGGCAGTTGGTGACCGCGAGCGGCTTGGCGCCGACCGCGGTCAGGTTGCGCCATGCCTCCGCCACCGCCTGGCGGCCGCCCTGCACGGGGTCGGCGAAGCAATAGCGGGGGGTGCAGTCGGTGGTGATCGCCAGCGCCTTTGGCGTGTCGTGGACGCGCACCACCGCGGCGTCGCCGCCCGGGCGCTGGACGGTGTCGGCGCCGACCATATGGTCGTACTGCTCCCAGATCCAGCGGCGGCTGGCGATGTCGGGGGAACCGATCAGCGTCTTGAGGTCCTTCGCGATGTCGCGGCTTTCGGGCAGTTCCGCGGGCATCGCCGGCGGCACCGTCGGCACGTGCGGGCGATCGTAGAGGGGCGCATCGTCGGCGAGCGGGGCGAGCGGGATGTCGCACACCACCTCACCATGATGTTTCAGCACCATGCGCCCGGTATCGGTGACGTGGCCGATCACCGCGAAGTCGAGCTCCCACTTGCGGAAGATCGCCTCCGCTTCGGGCTCGCGGCCGGGCTTAAGCACCATCAGCATGCGCTCCTGCGACTCGGAGAGCATCATCTCGTAGGCGGTCATGCCCGTTTCGCGCTGCGGCACGTCGTCCATGATGAGTTCGATGCCGACACCGCCCTTCGACGCCATCTCCACGCTCGAGGAGGTGAGGCCGGCCGCGCCCATGTCCTGGATCGCGACGATGACGTCGGTCGCCATCAGCTCCAGGCACGCCTCGATCAGCAATTTTTCGGTGAAGGGATCGCCGACCTGCACCGTCGGGCGCTTCTCCTCGGCATCCTCGCCGAAGTCCGCCGACGCCATGGTCGCGCCGTGGATGCCGTCGCGGCCGGTCTTCGACCCGACGTAGACGATCGGATTGCCGATGCCGCTGGCGGCGGAATAGAAGATTTTGTCCTGATCCGCGACGCCGACGGTCATCGCATTGACCAGGATGTTGCCGTCATAGGCGGGATGGAAGTTCACCTCGCCGCCGACCGTGGGCACGCCGACGCAATTGCCGTAGCCGCCGATGCCGTGGACGACGCCCGCGATCAGATGGCGCATCTTGGGATGGTCCGGCCGGCCGAAGCGTAGCGCGTTCATGTTGGCGACGGGCCGCGCGCCCATCGTGAACACGTCGCGCAGGATGCCGCCGACGCCCGTCGCCGCGCCCTGATACGGCTCGATGTACGACGGGTGGTTGTGGCTCTCCATCTTGAAGATCGCCGCCTGACCGTCCCCAATGTCGATGACGCCGGCATTCTCGCCGGGGCCGCAAATCACCTGCGGTCCGGTGGTGGGCAGCTTCTTCAGGTGGATGCGCGAGGATTTGTATGAGCAATGCTCCGACCACATCACCGAAAAGATGCCCAGTTCGACCAGATTGGGCACGCGGCCGAGCGCGTTCAGCACGCGCTGATATTCCTCGGGGGACAGGCCGTGTTCGGCGACGATCTCGGGCGTGATCTGGGTCATGGCCCGCGCCTTTAGGGGAGCGCGGCGGTTTCGTCACTATCCCCGGCGCATCAGGATGACGCCGCCGATGACCAGCGCCGCGCCGGCGAGACGAGGCAGGGTGACGGGCTCTGCCTTGAGGCCGAGCAGTCCGAAGTGATCGAGGACGAGCGCGGTGGCGAGCTGGCTGGCGATCGCAACGGTGAGTGCGGTGGCAAGGCCCAGCCGCGGCGCCGCAAAGGCCATCGCCGCGACGAATCCCGCACCGTAGAACCCGCCCAGCCACGCCCAGATCGGCGCGCCCCCCAGCATCGACGGCGCAGTCCGATCGAACGCGCCCCATGCCGCCGCGAGGGCAGCCGCGCCGACGAGGAACGACACCAGTGCCGCGAGCAGGACCGAACCGGAATTCTTCGCCAGGACGGCATTGGTCGGCGCCTGCGCCGCAAGGCCGATCCCGGCCAACAGAACGGCGATCAGCGGGAATAACGCGGCCATGTCGCCTGTTACGCGTAAGGCGGCTGGGTGTATCCCTTCGGGCTGAGCGTGAAGATTTCGCAGCCGTCTTCGGTGATGCCGATCGAATGTTCGAACTGCGCCGACAGCGACCGGTCGCGCGTCACCGCGGTCCAGCCGTCGTCGAGCAGCTTCACGTCCGGGCGCCCGATGTTGATCATCGGTTCGATGGTGAAGATCATGCCCGCCTTCAGTTCGGGCCCGGTTCCCGGCTTGCCGACATGCACGACCTCGGGCGCATCGTGGAACAGGCGACCCAGCCCGTGGCCGCAGAAATCCCGGACGACGCCGTAGCGATGCTTTTCGGCGTGACGCTGGATCGCGTGCGCGACGTCGCCCATGTGATTGCCCGGCTTCGCCTGCTCGATGCCCAGCATCAGGCATTCGTACGTCACCTCGACCAGCCGCTTCGCCTTCAGCGGAACCTCGCCGATCAGGTACATGCGGCTGGTGTCGCCGTGCCAGCCGTCGACGATCGGCGTCACGTCGACGTTGACAATGTCGCCCGATTTCAGGGTCTTTTCCGACGGAATGCCGTGGCACACGACATGATTGATCGAGATGCACGTCGAATGCGTGTAGCCGCGATAGCCCAGTGTCGCGGGCACGCCGCCGTTCCCGGTAATGAAGTCGTAGATCAGCCGGTCGAGCTCGGCCGTCGTGACGCCGGGCACCATGTGCGGCACCAGCATGTCGAGCGTTTCGGCGGCGAGGCGTCCCGCCTTGTGCATCCCGGCGAAAGCGGCGGCGCCATGCAGCTTGATGGCGCCGGTGCGCCCCTCCGGCGCGTCGGAGGTCACGGTCACATATTCGGTCATCGCCGCCATATAGCGTAGCGGGCCGGCCTTTACGAGGCTATGCCCGGGGTCATGGCAGACGAGCGTATCTGGACCGCCGCTTTGGTGGTGATCGGCGATGAAATCCTGTCCGGGCGGACGCAGGACAGGAACATCGCGCAGCTGGCCGCGTGGCTCAACGTCCAGGGTATCCGCCTCGCTGAGGTGCGCGTCGTCGCGGACCGGCAGGAGGCGATCGTCGAGGCGGTGAACGCCCTGCGCGCGCGCAACGACTATCTGTTCACGACCGGCGGCATCGGCCCGACGCACGACGACATCACCGTCGACGCGATTGCGACGGCATTGAAGCTGCCCGTCGTCCACCACCCGGACGCGATGGCGACGCTGGAGGCCTATTACGCGACGCGTGGCGGCCTGACCGAGGCGCGGGCGCGGATGGCGCGCGTGCCCGAGGGCGCGACCCTGATCCCCAACCGTGTGTCCGGCGCCCCGGGGATCCGCATCGGGTCGATCTTCGTGATGGCGGGCGTGCCGCACATCACCGCCGGCATGCTCGACGCGCTGACGGGTACACTGGAAGGTGGTCGCCCCGTGGTGTCGGGCACGATCGGCTGCTGGGTCGCGGAAAGCGAGGTCGCCGACCTGTTGCGCGACGCGGAGAAAACGCACGAAGGCGTCGCGATCGGCAGCTACCCCTTCTTTCGCGACGGCAGGACGGGCGCCAATTTCGTCGTGCGCAGCCCCGAACAGGCGCTGGTCGACCGCTGCTTGGCGGACCTGACCGCCGCGTTGGAGGCGGAAGGCCGCGCCGTCGTCGCAGGCGGCATCTGAGCCGCCCAAGCGAATTTTCGCCTAAGCGTGG
This portion of the Sphingomonas sp. FARSPH genome encodes:
- a CDS encoding Hpt domain-containing protein, whose product is MSFVGSTLVDWAAFAQARSELGSGFVRILGYFREDGVKSVSAIEQAMRANTAAAMVIPAHTLKGEARQFGAEPLAMLAETIEEIARDCVERHETCEEALEHVVRLRPLFFETLALLEREANPLVPRRPTGSTGGFGRKLS
- the purL gene encoding phosphoribosylformylglycinamidine synthase subunit PurL — translated: MTQITPEIVAEHGLSPEEYQRVLNALGRVPNLVELGIFSVMWSEHCSYKSSRIHLKKLPTTGPQVICGPGENAGVIDIGDGQAAIFKMESHNHPSYIEPYQGAATGVGGILRDVFTMGARPVANMNALRFGRPDHPKMRHLIAGVVHGIGGYGNCVGVPTVGGEVNFHPAYDGNILVNAMTVGVADQDKIFYSAASGIGNPIVYVGSKTGRDGIHGATMASADFGEDAEEKRPTVQVGDPFTEKLLIEACLELMATDVIVAIQDMGAAGLTSSSVEMASKGGVGIELIMDDVPQRETGMTAYEMMLSESQERMLMVLKPGREPEAEAIFRKWELDFAVIGHVTDTGRMVLKHHGEVVCDIPLAPLADDAPLYDRPHVPTVPPAMPAELPESRDIAKDLKTLIGSPDIASRRWIWEQYDHMVGADTVQRPGGDAAVVRVHDTPKALAITTDCTPRYCFADPVQGGRQAVAEAWRNLTAVGAKPLAVTNCLNFANPQRPEIMGQIVGCLEGMSDACRALDFPIVSGNVSLYNESKATGGGSAILPTPAIGGVGLLADWQANMTIAFKGTGDVILAVGTRGGHLGQSLYLRECHGIEGRDAGPPPPVDLDAERRTGDLIRRGIEQGQLSAVHDVSDGGIAVTLAEMALAGNIGAMIDRKQPFGCARSFFAEDQGVYVVTVHDHALMDFLAEAHAADVEAEPLGRTGGRRLIFERPDRDDVVSLDDLRHAHEAFFPTLMGAEAALA
- a CDS encoding DMT family transporter — its product is MAALFPLIAVLLAGIGLAAQAPTNAVLAKNSGSVLLAALVSFLVGAAALAAAWGAFDRTAPSMLGGAPIWAWLGGFYGAGFVAAMAFAAPRLGLATALTVAIASQLATALVLDHFGLLGLKAEPVTLPRLAGAALVIGGVILMRRG
- the map gene encoding type I methionyl aminopeptidase, whose product is MTEYVTVTSDAPEGRTGAIKLHGAAAFAGMHKAGRLAAETLDMLVPHMVPGVTTAELDRLIYDFITGNGGVPATLGYRGYTHSTCISINHVVCHGIPSEKTLKSGDIVNVDVTPIVDGWHGDTSRMYLIGEVPLKAKRLVEVTYECLMLGIEQAKPGNHMGDVAHAIQRHAEKHRYGVVRDFCGHGLGRLFHDAPEVVHVGKPGTGPELKAGMIFTIEPMINIGRPDVKLLDDGWTAVTRDRSLSAQFEHSIGITEDGCEIFTLSPKGYTQPPYA
- a CDS encoding competence/damage-inducible protein A, producing the protein MADERIWTAALVVIGDEILSGRTQDRNIAQLAAWLNVQGIRLAEVRVVADRQEAIVEAVNALRARNDYLFTTGGIGPTHDDITVDAIATALKLPVVHHPDAMATLEAYYATRGGLTEARARMARVPEGATLIPNRVSGAPGIRIGSIFVMAGVPHITAGMLDALTGTLEGGRPVVSGTIGCWVAESEVADLLRDAEKTHEGVAIGSYPFFRDGRTGANFVVRSPEQALVDRCLADLTAALEAEGRAVVAGGI